A window of Cryptomeria japonica chromosome 3, Sugi_1.0, whole genome shotgun sequence contains these coding sequences:
- the LOC131032564 gene encoding uncharacterized protein LOC131032564: MSQSRTISFDSDEDDILFVAKEASPIPRRKLKRLKRARETPSNNAKESNDFGDPMDYMKSNELESNDQLLKTSSPSLYNEEEEWISQQSSNNSVDEVDKEDEIREKNQVADSDMEKEPHINTNNSTENCFPEINKDNEDLKNPEGTDECVVETTQDLGKAASTPLKKNKNKRRKDSKKNSKSDSKSLNAEEKHVKKKKKSELEMIHAESQRLLRETPDASFKPQPTINKPISSVLEKIRLRKLQLQQRGGKGFAEMSKGSGYEDTSSEEFSEDGHDMGSSDDDEEKDSTLQEQSQFEKKTENSEAANFAAPFNNDNGIPRTPENCGETSLAEKAEKEDTPNTSGGFRAPVEDTQDLFCDSQLSSGEDLEQNPDDSNQDNEDVDPALLSMNLKLDSHPDDDELFDEDDNKENVDPSPSKPAEASFLYSKGAPVKAFVDDEAEDEDEDVLVGQGEEDDSDGDENEDLKDIVATAEEQPQDQSMRDELHRKWLEQQDAAATNDILLRLGGGGKCKGHPTRKTALLNEDDDIAFRDHGDDTVDCDDKIGHHSSDSEESKHENSDSDTEEPPLRTTVDDVGDDDVFVSSEDEEVEERFMRARMLQESEEQEVFLAPGDDETSREIFGLIKKVNIAPNGKKKPKTSSGSGGNSNTSSKSSFLGRTSSTLQTSHKQSLGGSRSYIFGRDDSNSRHSISKTENQEDMAQKENEYSTNNVNKMSSTQGKFKRNKSGNKAAKDANVSGTGPSLFEILRRQTSDMDRTLQSRNTNGPQDNRPANTMSHFAAFRSFTSLKK; the protein is encoded by the exons ATGAGCCAGAGTCGCACAATCTCCTTTGACAGTGATGAAGATGATATACTTTTTGTGGCTAAAGAGGCGTCTCCCATTCCTCGAAGAAAGCTGAAGCGGTTGAAGAGAGCAAGGGAGACCCCTAGTAACAATGCAAAAGAGAGTAATGATTTTGGTGACCCCATGGACTACATGAAAAGTAATGAGTTGGAGAGCAATGATCAGTTGTTGAAAACTAGTTCACCGAGCCTATATAATGAAGAAGAAGAGTGGATTAGCCAACAAAGCTCTAACAACTCAGTTGATGAAGTAGACAAAGAGgatgaaataagagaaaagaatcaaGTTGCTGATAGCGACATGGAAAAAGAACCGCACATAAACACAAACAATTCGACTGAAAATTGCTTCCCTGAAATAAATAAGGATAATGAAGATCTGAAGAACCCTGAGGGTACAGATGAATGTGTAGTGGAAACTACCCAAGACTTGGGAAAAGCAGCTTCAACCCctctaaagaaaaataaaaacaagaggaGAAAGGATTCCAAGAAGAATTCAAAATCAGATTCCAAGTCATTAAATGCAGAGGAAAAGCATGTTAAGAAAAAG AAGAAGTCTGAACTTGAGATGATCCATGCTGAATCCCAGCGGCTTTTGCGAG AAACTCCGGATGCATCTTTCAAACCACAACCAACTATCAACAAACCAATTTCATCTGTACTCGAGAAGATCCGTCTTCGAAAGCTCCAACTTCAGCAAAG AGGTGGAAAGGGGTTTGCTGAAATGTCAAAAGGATCTGGATATGAGGACACATCTTCTGAGGAATTTTCAGAAGACGGCCATGATATGGGATCTTCAGATGACGATGAAGAAAAAGATAGTACATTACAGGAGCAATCTCAATTTGAG AAAAAAACAGAAAATTCAGAAGCAGCCAATTTTGCTGCCCCATTTAATAATGACAATGGCATCCCTAGGACACCTGAAAATTGTGGTGAAACAAGCCTAGCTGAGAAG GCTGAAAAGGAAGATACTCCCAACACCTCCGGTGGATTTCGAGCACCAGTCGAGGACACgcag GACCTTTTTTGCGATTCTCAGCTGAGCTCCGGGGAGGATCTAGAGCAAAATCCCGATGATAGCAACCAAGACAACGAGGATGTTGATCCAGCTTTGTTGAGCATGAACTTGAAGCTTGATTCACATCCTGATGACGATGA ATTGTTTGATGAAGATGACAACAAGGAAAATGTTGATCCCTCACCAAGCAAGCCAGCTGAAGCATCATTTCTGTACAGTAAAGGTGCTCCAGTGAAGGCATTTGTTGACGATGAAGCTGAAGACGAAGATGAGGATGTTCTAGTGGGGCAGGGTGAAGAGGATGACTCTGATGGTGATGAAAATGAAGACTTAAAGGATATTGTGGCCACTGCTGAAGAACAGCCTCAAGATCAAAGTATGCGTGATGAGCTTCATCGCAAATGGCTTGAACAGCAAGATGCCGCTGCAACTAATGACATATTGTTAAGGTTAGGAGGTGGTGGGAAGTGCAAAGGTCATCCAACCCGGAAAACAGCACTTCTTAATGAGGATGATGATATTGCATTTCGTGACCATGGAGATGACACAGTTGATTGTGATGATAAAATAGGCCATCACAGCTCTGATTCGGAAGAATCTAAACATGAGAATAGTGACTCTGATACAGAGGAGCCACCTCTAAGAACAACTGTAGACGATGTTGGTGACGATGATGTTTTTGTGTCCTCAGAGGATGAGGAAGTGGAAGAAAGATTTATGCGTGCACGAATGCTCCAGGAGTCT GAGGAACAAGAAGTATTTTTAGCTCCAGGAGATGATGAAACTTCAAGAGAGATTTTTGGTCTTATCAAGAAAGTGAATATTGCACCGAATGGCAAGAAGAAACCAAAAACTTCATCAG GCTCTGGAGGAAACAGCAATACCTCTTCAAAG TCATCTTTCCTGGGTAGAACAAGCTCAACATTACAGACATCACACAAGCAAAGTTTAGGAGGTTCTAGATCTTACATATTTGGTCGGGATGACAGCAATAGCAGGCACAGCATTTCAAAAACTGAAAACCAAGAAGATATG GCTCAGAAGGAAAATGAGTACTCTACAAATAATGTGAACAAAATGTCTTCGACCCAAGGCAAGTTTAAAAGGAACAAATCAGGAAATAAGGCAGCAAAAGATGCAAATGTATCTGGCACGGGTCCCTCTCTCTTTGAAATTCTTCGCCGTCAGACTTCTGATATGGATAGGACTTTGCAGAGCAGAAACACAAATGGACCCCAAGATAACAGGCCTGCCAATACAATGTCACACTTTGCTGCCTTCAGATCCTTTACATCACTAAAGAAGTAA